A portion of the Panthera tigris isolate Pti1 chromosome E1, P.tigris_Pti1_mat1.1, whole genome shotgun sequence genome contains these proteins:
- the LOC102955075 gene encoding olfactory receptor 1D2-like: protein MDGGNQTRISDFLLLGISESPEQQQVLFWMFLSMYLVTVVGNVLIILAISFDPRLHTPMYFFLSNLSFTDLFFVTNTIPKMLVNLQSQNKAISYAGCMTQLYFLVSLVTLDNLILATMAYDRYVAICRPLHYVTAMSPGLCILLLTLCWSLSLLYGLTLTLFMTKVTFCGSRKIHYIFCEMYVLLRLACSNTQIIHIVLITTGIFIFLTPFGFMMISYIRIVRTILQIPSASSKYKAFSTCASHLAVVSLFYGTLCMVYLQPLQSYSMKDSVATVMYAVVTPMMNPFIYSLRNKDMHGALGRLLLGKAFQKVT, encoded by the coding sequence ATGGATGGAGGCAACCAGACTAGAATCTCTGACTTCCTACTCCTGGGGATTTCAGAGAGTCCTGAGCAGCAGCAAGTCCTGTTCTGGATGTTCCTATCCATGTACCTGGTCACAGTTGTGGGAAATGTGCTCATCATCCTGGCCATCAGCTTTGACCCCCGCTTGCACactcccatgtacttcttcctgtcCAACCTCTCCTTCACCGACCTTTTCTTTGTCACCAACACAATCCCCAAGATGTTGGTGAACCTTCAGTCCCAGAACAAAGCCATCTCCTATGCGGGGTGTATGACACAGCTCTACTTCTTGGTCTCCTTGGTGACACTGGACAATCTCATCCTGGCTacgatggcctatgaccgctatgtggccatctgccgCCCCCTCCACTATGTCACAGCCATGAGCCCTGGGCTCTGTATTTTGCTCCTCACCTTGTGTTGGTCACTTTCTCTCCTCTATggcctcaccctcaccctcttCATGACCAAGGTGACCTTCTGTGGTTCCCGGAAGATCCACTACATCTTCTGTGAGATGTATGTTCTGCTGAGGTTGGCCTGTTCCAACACCCAGATCATTCACATAGTGCTGATTACCACAGGCATCTTTATCTTCCTCACCCCCTTTGGGTTCATGATGATATCCTACATTCGTATCGTCAGAACCATCCTCCAAATACCTTCAGCCTCCAGTAAATAcaaagccttctccacctgtgcTTCACATTTGGCTGTGGTCTCTCTTTTCTATGGGACGCTTTGTATGGTATATCTGCAGCCTCTCCAATCCTACTCCATGAAGGACTCAGTAGCCACAGTAATGTATGCTGTGGTGACGCCCATGATGAACCCtttcatctacagcctgaggaacaagGACATGCATGGGGCTCTGGGAAGACTGCTTCTAGGTAAAGCCTTCCAGAAGGTGACATGA
- the LOC102960010 gene encoding LOW QUALITY PROTEIN: olfactory receptor-like protein DTMT (The sequence of the model RefSeq protein was modified relative to this genomic sequence to represent the inferred CDS: inserted 2 bases in 1 codon; substituted 1 base at 1 genomic stop codon), protein MTERNQTVVSEFLLLGLPIEPEQWNLFCALFLAVYVTTVLGNLLIIVLIRLDSHLHVPMYLFLSNXSFSDLCFSSVTMPKLLQNMQSQVPPLPYASCLAQMYCYLFFGVLESFLIVVMAYGRYVAICFPLHYTTIMSPNLGLSLVVVXWVLTTAHAMLHTLLMAKLSFCADNTIPHFFCDMSALLKLACSDTRVNELVIFIMGGLLLVIPFLLIVMSYARIVSSILRVPSARGVLKAFSTCGSHLSALSLFYGTVIGLYLCPSAINSAVEETVLAMMYTVVTPMLNPFIQSLRNRDMKGALGRVFWKKKASFSLKW, encoded by the exons ATGACAGAGAGGAACCAAACTGTCGTCTCAGAGTTCCTCCTTCTGGGCCTGCCCATCGAACCAGAGCAGTGGAATCTGTTCTGTGCTCTGTTCCTGGCTGTGTATGTTACCACCGTCCTGGGGAACCTTCTCATCATCGTCCTCATTCGCCTGGACTCCCACCTCCACGTGCCCATGTATTTGTTTCTTAGCAATTAAtccttctctgacctctgcttctcctctgtcaCAATGCCCAAACTGCTGCAGAACATGCAGAGCCAGGTCCCGCCCCTCCCCTATGCCAGCTGCCTGGCCCAGATGTattgttacttgttttttggaGTTCTTGAGAGCTTCCTCATTGTTGTCATGGCCTATGgtcgctatgtggccatctgtttTCCTCTGCACTACACCACCATCATGAGCCCCAACCTCGGTCTCTCCTTGGTGGTGGT CTGGGTGCTGACTACTGCCCATGCCATGTTGCACACCCTGCTCATGGCCAAGCTGTCCTTCTGTGCCGACAACACAATCCCCCACTTTTTCTGTGATATGTCTGCTCTGCTGAAGCTGGCCTGCTCTGACACTCGAGTCAATGAGTTGGTGATATTTATCATGGGAGGGCTTCTTCTCGTCATCCCATTCCTACTCATCGTCATGTCTTATGCACGGATTGTGTCCTCCATCCTCAGGGTCCCTTCTGCCAGGGGCGTCCTCaaggccttctccacctgtggCTCCCACCTCTCCGCGCTGTCTCTCTTCTATGGGACAGTTATCGGTCTCTACTTGTGCCCTTCAGCTATTAATTCTGCTGTTGAGGAGACTGTCTTGGCCATGATGTACACTGTGGTCACCCCCATGCTGAATCCCTTCATCCAAAGTCTGAGGAACAGAGACATGAAGGGAGCCCTGGGAAGAGtcttttggaaaaagaaagcatctttctctctaaaatggtAA